One Streptomyces sp. RPA4-2 genomic window carries:
- a CDS encoding ABC transporter permease produces the protein MTVVPSGRTRPNVWRSLLTRVLFVVTLPVLLVAGWWLASDGSTDVYWPPLRTILRTFPDVWTGDRLRADLVPSVLRLLGGYAVAAVAGILLGVVIGSYRRVRAFCEPVLEFLRAVPPPVLVPVIMLFAGIGDTMKIVVIASGCLWPVLLNTVEGVRAVDSVMAETARSYGVTGAARLRHVVLRAASPQIFAGLRQALSVGIILMVISEMFAASNGLGFTIVQFQRGFAIPDMWTGIIVLGLLGLLLSVVFQFVERRVLGWYHGFRDSSRRSP, from the coding sequence GTGACGGTCGTCCCGTCCGGCCGCACGAGGCCGAACGTCTGGAGGTCCCTCCTGACGCGGGTGCTGTTCGTGGTGACGCTCCCCGTGCTGCTGGTCGCCGGCTGGTGGCTCGCGTCGGACGGCAGCACCGACGTCTACTGGCCACCGCTGCGCACGATCCTCAGGACATTCCCGGACGTCTGGACGGGCGACCGGCTCCGTGCGGACCTGGTGCCCAGTGTGCTGCGGCTGCTCGGCGGCTACGCGGTGGCGGCCGTCGCGGGGATCCTTCTCGGCGTGGTCATCGGCTCGTACCGGCGGGTGCGGGCGTTCTGCGAGCCGGTCCTGGAGTTCCTGCGCGCGGTGCCGCCGCCCGTCCTCGTGCCGGTCATCATGCTGTTCGCGGGCATCGGCGACACGATGAAGATCGTCGTGATCGCGAGCGGCTGCCTCTGGCCGGTCCTGCTCAACACGGTCGAGGGGGTGCGGGCCGTCGACTCCGTGATGGCCGAGACGGCGCGTTCGTACGGCGTCACGGGCGCCGCCCGGCTGCGGCACGTGGTCCTGCGGGCGGCGAGCCCGCAGATCTTCGCCGGCCTGCGCCAGGCCCTGTCCGTCGGGATCATCCTGATGGTCATCAGCGAGATGTTCGCGGCGAGCAACGGCCTCGGCTTCACCATCGTGCAGTTCCAGCGCGGCTTCGCGATCCCCGACATGTGGACCGGGATCATCGTCCTCGGCCTGCTCGGCCTTCTCCTCTCGGTCGTCTTCCAGTTCGTGGAGCGCCGGGTGCTCGGCTGGTACCACGGCTTCCGGGACTCCTCCCGGCGGTCCCCGTGA
- a CDS encoding ABC transporter permease: MRGANAALGTAGLAAFLALGEVAPRLGLVKAAYFPPTSRIADALGQEATDGAFWAALGDTLTGWALGLATAVVAGVVVGLVVSVVPYLREATASTIEFLRPIPSVALIPLAVLLYGTELRSVLLLVVYASFWQVLVQVLYGVRDVDPVAEETARSYGLGPWARTRHVLWPTALPYVMTGVRLAAAVALILAVTAELVIGAPGLGARIAVAQSSQAVPDLYALVVVTGLLGLLINVGARAVERRALAWHQSVRGEVAV, translated from the coding sequence GTGAGGGGTGCGAACGCGGCACTCGGTACGGCCGGGCTCGCGGCCTTCCTCGCCCTGGGCGAGGTGGCGCCACGGCTCGGCCTCGTCAAAGCGGCCTACTTCCCGCCGACCAGCCGCATCGCCGACGCGCTCGGGCAGGAGGCCACCGACGGCGCCTTCTGGGCGGCCCTCGGCGACACCCTCACCGGCTGGGCGCTGGGGCTCGCGACCGCGGTCGTCGCGGGCGTCGTCGTGGGGCTGGTCGTCTCGGTCGTGCCGTACCTGCGCGAGGCCACGGCCTCCACGATCGAGTTCCTGCGCCCGATCCCCTCCGTCGCGCTGATCCCCCTCGCCGTCCTGCTGTACGGCACCGAGCTGCGCTCCGTCCTCCTCCTCGTCGTGTACGCCTCCTTCTGGCAGGTCCTCGTCCAGGTCCTGTACGGCGTCCGTGACGTCGACCCGGTGGCGGAGGAGACGGCACGCTCGTACGGCCTCGGCCCCTGGGCGCGCACCCGGCACGTCCTGTGGCCCACCGCGCTCCCCTACGTCATGACGGGTGTCAGGCTCGCCGCCGCGGTCGCCCTCATCCTCGCCGTGACCGCCGAACTCGTCATCGGCGCACCGGGGCTGGGCGCGCGGATCGCGGTCGCCCAGTCCTCGCAGGCCGTCCCGGACCTGTACGCGCTGGTGGTGGTCACCGGCCTGCTCGGGCTGCTGATCAACGTGGGTGCCCGCGCGGTGGAGCGACGGGCCTTGGCCTGGCACCAGTCGGTGCGCGGGGAGGTGGCGGTGTGA
- a CDS encoding ABC transporter substrate-binding protein produces MRRLLAGLAVGTFLVAASACGSSDDSGTSDMGTSSGGTTTVKVGIIPIVDVAPLYLGRQKGFYGKRGLKLSMTTAQGGAAIVPGVVSGQFQFGFSNMTSLMIARSQNVPVKAVANGVASTGLAGKDFGAITVKKGSALTSAKDLEGKKVAVNTLKNINETAVRESVRKAGGDPSKVKFVELAFDQMPAALDSGQIDAAMVVEPALATVKSQGGTEIASSLVDVAKDLTVAMYFTSTQYEQKNPDVVKRFQEATAESLAYADAHPDEVRSIVTSYTKIPAAVLAKVTLPKWPAEPNRASIEALEKLGEQDGLFKSAPDLDALLP; encoded by the coding sequence ATGCGTCGTCTGCTCGCCGGTCTCGCGGTCGGAACCTTCCTGGTCGCCGCGTCGGCCTGTGGCTCGTCCGACGACTCCGGAACGTCGGACATGGGCACGTCGTCCGGCGGTACCACCACGGTCAAGGTCGGGATCATCCCCATCGTCGATGTCGCACCGCTCTACCTGGGCCGGCAGAAGGGCTTCTACGGCAAACGCGGTCTGAAGCTCTCCATGACGACCGCGCAGGGCGGCGCCGCGATCGTCCCGGGCGTCGTCAGCGGCCAGTTCCAGTTCGGCTTCTCCAACATGACCTCGCTGATGATCGCCCGGAGCCAGAACGTGCCCGTGAAGGCGGTGGCCAACGGCGTCGCCTCAACGGGCTTGGCGGGCAAGGACTTCGGTGCCATCACGGTGAAGAAGGGCAGCGCCCTCACGTCGGCGAAGGATCTGGAGGGGAAGAAGGTCGCCGTCAACACGCTGAAGAACATCAACGAGACCGCGGTACGCGAGTCGGTGCGCAAGGCGGGCGGCGACCCCTCGAAGGTGAAGTTCGTCGAGCTGGCCTTCGACCAGATGCCCGCCGCCCTGGACAGCGGTCAGATCGACGCGGCGATGGTGGTCGAGCCCGCGCTCGCCACCGTCAAGAGCCAGGGCGGCACGGAGATCGCCTCGTCCCTGGTCGACGTCGCCAAGGACCTCACCGTGGCGATGTACTTCACGTCCACCCAGTACGAGCAGAAGAACCCCGATGTGGTGAAGAGGTTCCAGGAGGCGACCGCCGAGTCCCTCGCCTACGCCGACGCCCACCCGGACGAGGTCCGCTCCATCGTCACCTCCTACACGAAGATCCCCGCGGCGGTCCTCGCGAAGGTCACCCTGCCGAAGTGGCCGGCCGAGCCGAACCGCGCGTCGATCGAGGCGCTGGAGAAACTGGGCGAACAGGACGGGCTCTTCAAGTCGGCCCCCGATCTCGACGCACTGCTGCCGTGA
- a CDS encoding PDR/VanB family oxidoreductase, with protein sequence MTVHEADLVVSRREVAAEGVVALTLRHPLGEDLPGWEPGAHIDVVLGPGLERQYSLCGDPADRGAWRIAVLREPHGRGGSSYVHERVDAGDRVRVRGPRNHFALAPAPRYRFVAGGIGITPILPMLAAAQAAGAQWTLLYGGRTRDSMAFVRELSRYGDRVTIAPQDECGLLDLDSVLSGVPGGTLVYCCGPGPLLDAVEERCPSGLLHVERFRPKAQEPAGDDEFEVVLSRSGRTLTVPADASVLDTVRGAGVEVLFSCTEGTCGTCETDVLEGTPDHRDSVLTDAERAAGETMLICVSRCRGKRLVLDL encoded by the coding sequence ATGACCGTCCACGAAGCCGATCTCGTCGTGTCACGGCGGGAGGTCGCGGCCGAGGGAGTGGTCGCCCTCACGCTGCGCCACCCCCTCGGCGAGGACCTTCCCGGCTGGGAGCCGGGCGCCCACATCGACGTCGTGCTCGGTCCCGGGCTGGAGCGGCAGTACTCGCTGTGCGGCGACCCGGCGGACCGCGGAGCGTGGCGGATCGCGGTGCTGCGGGAGCCGCACGGCCGCGGTGGGTCCTCGTACGTGCACGAGCGGGTGGACGCGGGCGACAGGGTCCGCGTCCGCGGCCCGCGCAACCACTTCGCCCTGGCTCCCGCTCCCCGGTACCGGTTCGTCGCGGGCGGTATCGGCATCACCCCGATCCTGCCGATGCTCGCCGCGGCCCAGGCGGCCGGCGCGCAGTGGACACTGCTGTACGGCGGACGGACCCGCGACTCCATGGCGTTCGTCCGGGAGTTGAGCCGGTACGGGGACCGGGTGACGATCGCTCCCCAGGACGAGTGCGGGCTGCTGGACCTCGACTCCGTGCTCTCCGGTGTCCCCGGGGGCACGCTGGTCTACTGCTGCGGTCCCGGGCCGCTGCTGGACGCGGTGGAGGAGCGGTGCCCCTCCGGGCTGCTGCACGTCGAGCGCTTCCGGCCGAAGGCCCAGGAACCCGCCGGCGACGACGAGTTCGAGGTCGTCCTCTCGCGCAGCGGCCGCACGCTGACCGTCCCCGCGGACGCCTCCGTGCTCGACACCGTGCGAGGTGCGGGCGTCGAGGTGCTCTTCTCCTGTACCGAGGGCACCTGCGGCACGTGCGAGACGGACGTCCTCGAAGGGACCCCGGACCACCGGGACTCGGTGCTCACCGACGCGGAGCGGGCAGCCGGGGAGACCATGCTCATCTGCGTCTCCCGGTGCCGGGGTAAGCGGCTCGTGCTCGACCTGTAG
- a CDS encoding aromatic ring-hydroxylating dioxygenase subunit alpha yields the protein MPHTTAFARNQWYVAALAHEVGRELLGRTVLGEPLVLYRTEDEGAAVALADRCVHRRFPLSESRLDGDRIVCGYHGFTYDTTGTCVYVPGQKRIPRTARVAAYPVLEQDAFVWVWVGDPALADPRTVPRARHMDSADWTTVSGMEPIDADYGLLVDNLLDLSHETYLHGGYIGTPEVAETPITTEVDEGAGIVRVSRHMDDAECPPFYARSTGIEGRITRWQDIEYHAPCLYLLHSRVAPVGVLPEADGGDPRAFHTEITYAITPSRDGHVYDFWAVSRDFAREDGDVTAFLRDFNHTVVMQDVDALNVLQRTLGTERDGYQELSINIDTGGLAARRILARLAEEGDKPTERVR from the coding sequence ATGCCGCACACGACCGCCTTCGCCAGGAACCAGTGGTACGTCGCCGCCCTCGCCCACGAGGTGGGGCGCGAGTTGCTCGGCCGGACGGTTCTGGGTGAACCGCTCGTCCTCTACCGGACCGAGGACGAGGGGGCGGCCGTCGCCCTGGCCGACCGCTGTGTGCACCGCCGGTTCCCGCTCTCCGAGAGCCGGCTCGACGGTGACCGGATCGTGTGCGGATATCACGGGTTCACGTACGACACCACGGGCACCTGCGTGTACGTGCCGGGGCAAAAACGCATACCGCGCACGGCCCGGGTCGCCGCGTACCCGGTCCTAGAGCAGGACGCGTTCGTCTGGGTGTGGGTCGGAGACCCGGCGCTCGCCGACCCGCGGACCGTCCCACGGGCCCGGCACATGGACTCTGCGGACTGGACCACGGTCTCGGGCATGGAGCCCATCGACGCCGACTACGGGCTGCTCGTCGACAATCTCCTCGACCTCTCGCACGAGACCTATCTGCACGGCGGATACATCGGCACCCCCGAGGTCGCCGAGACGCCGATCACGACGGAGGTCGACGAGGGCGCCGGTATCGTGCGGGTCAGCCGGCACATGGACGACGCCGAGTGCCCGCCGTTCTACGCACGTTCGACGGGGATCGAGGGCCGGATCACCCGCTGGCAGGACATCGAGTACCACGCGCCGTGCCTGTATCTGCTGCACAGCCGCGTCGCACCGGTCGGGGTGCTGCCCGAGGCGGACGGCGGCGACCCGCGCGCCTTCCACACCGAGATCACGTACGCGATCACCCCCTCGCGGGACGGCCACGTCTACGACTTCTGGGCGGTCTCCCGGGACTTCGCCCGCGAGGACGGCGACGTCACCGCGTTCCTGCGGGACTTCAACCACACGGTCGTGATGCAGGACGTCGACGCGCTCAACGTGCTGCAGCGGACGCTGGGCACCGAGCGCGACGGGTACCAGGAACTCAGCATCAACATCGACACCGGTGGTCTCGCGGCCCGCCGTATCCTCGCCCGGCTGGCCGAGGAGGGCGACAAGCCGACGGAGAGGGTCCGGTGA
- a CDS encoding crotonase/enoyl-CoA hydratase family protein produces MAEPFVTGPLDTDRGTGTSATDVRTRRTGTTLLITIDRPRARNSVNAEVAALLAGALDELEADPGLRAGVLTGAEGTFSAGMDLKAALRGESPSIPGRGFGGVTEADRTKPLIAAVEGWAMGGGFELALACDLIVAAQDAHFGLPEVKRGLIAAGGGVIRLPRRIPYHLAMEMLLTGEPVSGRRAGELGLANRVVPAGQAVPEALLLAERLAANAPLALAAVKAVARAADGAPEAEAFAAQRTVMSELMATADVREGMTAFAERRAPQWTGK; encoded by the coding sequence ATGGCGGAACCCTTCGTCACCGGGCCGCTCGACACCGACCGGGGGACCGGTACGAGCGCCACGGACGTGCGCACCCGACGGACGGGCACGACCCTGCTCATCACGATCGACCGCCCACGAGCACGTAATTCCGTCAACGCCGAGGTCGCCGCCCTGCTGGCCGGCGCCCTGGACGAACTGGAGGCGGACCCGGGACTCCGGGCCGGCGTGCTGACCGGCGCCGAGGGCACCTTCAGCGCCGGCATGGACCTGAAGGCGGCCCTGCGGGGCGAGTCCCCGAGCATCCCGGGGCGCGGATTCGGCGGCGTGACCGAGGCCGACCGGACGAAGCCGCTGATCGCCGCCGTGGAGGGCTGGGCCATGGGAGGCGGCTTCGAACTGGCCCTCGCCTGCGACCTGATCGTGGCCGCGCAGGACGCGCACTTCGGTCTGCCGGAGGTCAAGCGGGGACTGATCGCCGCCGGCGGGGGAGTGATCCGGCTGCCCCGGCGCATCCCGTACCACCTCGCCATGGAAATGCTGCTGACCGGCGAGCCGGTGAGTGGCCGCCGGGCCGGTGAGCTGGGTCTGGCCAACCGGGTCGTCCCCGCGGGCCAGGCCGTGCCGGAGGCCCTCCTGCTCGCCGAACGCCTGGCGGCGAACGCGCCCCTGGCGCTCGCCGCGGTGAAGGCGGTCGCACGGGCCGCGGACGGCGCACCCGAGGCCGAGGCCTTCGCCGCGCAGCGCACGGTGATGAGCGAGCTGATGGCCACGGCCGACGTCCGGGAGGGCATGACCGCCTTCGCCGAGCGCCGGGCCCCGCAGTGGACGGGGAAGTGA
- a CDS encoding 3-hydroxyacyl-CoA dehydrogenase NAD-binding domain-containing protein, translating to MTHPFRTAAVIGAGTIGLSWTALFAAHGLNVHVSDPRPDLPEAITEALAAFAPHLAAQGLDTDGLADRVHVAADVTEAVRHADIVQENGPERVEFKKELFARLVREAPGHALLLSSSSAIPATAFTAELEDAGRILIGHPFNPPHLLPLVEVVPGERTTEEAVRAAVDFYTAVGRTPVVERQEIPGFVGNRLQNALSRQAVHLVQQGVVTPEDLDTVVTHSLGVRWATVGPFLGAHLGGGPGGYRHITEHIGSTMQQMPLGEPSQDPEDRERVIQAVERAYASTPYADLAEARDHRQLAVLSALEDIRRTEHTKEI from the coding sequence GTGACGCACCCGTTCCGTACCGCCGCCGTGATCGGCGCGGGCACCATCGGACTCTCGTGGACGGCCCTGTTCGCCGCACACGGCCTGAACGTCCATGTCAGCGATCCCCGCCCCGACCTGCCGGAGGCGATCACCGAAGCGCTTGCCGCGTTCGCCCCGCACCTGGCCGCCCAGGGCCTGGACACCGACGGCCTCGCCGACCGCGTACACGTCGCTGCCGACGTCACCGAAGCCGTCCGGCACGCGGACATCGTCCAGGAGAACGGCCCCGAGCGCGTCGAGTTCAAGAAGGAGCTGTTCGCCCGGCTGGTCCGGGAGGCCCCCGGGCACGCGCTGCTGCTCAGCTCGTCGTCGGCGATTCCGGCGACCGCTTTCACCGCGGAACTCGAGGACGCCGGCCGCATCCTCATCGGGCACCCCTTCAACCCGCCCCACCTGCTGCCGCTCGTCGAGGTCGTACCCGGCGAACGCACCACCGAGGAAGCCGTGCGGGCGGCCGTCGACTTCTACACCGCCGTCGGCCGCACCCCCGTCGTCGAACGCCAGGAGATCCCCGGGTTCGTCGGCAACCGGCTCCAGAACGCGCTCAGCCGCCAGGCCGTCCACCTCGTCCAGCAGGGCGTGGTGACCCCCGAGGACCTGGACACCGTGGTGACCCACTCGCTCGGCGTCCGCTGGGCGACGGTCGGGCCGTTCCTCGGCGCGCACCTGGGCGGTGGCCCCGGCGGCTACCGCCACATCACCGAGCACATCGGCTCGACCATGCAGCAGATGCCCCTCGGTGAGCCCTCGCAGGACCCCGAGGACCGGGAACGAGTGATCCAGGCGGTGGAGAGGGCGTACGCCTCCACGCCGTACGCCGACCTCGCCGAAGCCCGCGACCACAGGCAACTCGCCGTCCTGTCCGCCCTGGAAGACATCCGGCGCACTGAGCACACCAAGGAGATCTGA
- a CDS encoding acyl-CoA dehydrogenase family protein has product MTTVTTPTTATTVTTPTVTTPTVTTPTAQPEDQLAADFYQYEALLSDEEREILLKARAFLRKEIKPLVNEYWGKGEFPFEMIEKFRASGLAALAYEGYGEHKPAASHLLGGMLAAELGRVDASTATFFGVHNGLGFYSIYYGGDQEQRDRFLPAMASMDKIGAFALTEPLGGSDVSGGMRTTARREGDEWILNGAKKWIGNATFADYVVVFARDVDDNKVKAFVVEKGTPGFRPEKIEGKIALRIVQNAEITLTDVRVPEANRLHNIKGFRDVAEVLRVTRGGVAWQALGVMIGAYELALDYAKERIAFGRPIAKFQMVQDLLVKSLGNITASWGMLVQLARLQDQGIFRDEQSALAKEYVAARMRESVAWCREIFGGNGIVLDYDVARFFSDAEALYSYEGTHQMQTLIVGKSITGLSAFVG; this is encoded by the coding sequence ATGACCACCGTCACCACCCCCACCACCGCCACGACCGTCACCACCCCCACCGTCACCACCCCCACCGTCACCACCCCCACCGCACAGCCGGAGGACCAACTGGCCGCCGACTTCTACCAGTACGAGGCGCTGCTCTCGGACGAGGAGCGCGAGATCCTGCTCAAGGCCCGCGCCTTCCTGCGCAAGGAGATCAAGCCGCTGGTGAACGAGTACTGGGGCAAAGGCGAGTTCCCCTTCGAGATGATCGAGAAGTTCCGCGCCAGCGGACTGGCCGCCCTGGCCTACGAGGGCTACGGCGAGCACAAGCCGGCCGCCAGCCACCTGCTCGGCGGCATGCTCGCCGCCGAGCTGGGCCGTGTCGACGCCTCGACCGCCACCTTCTTCGGCGTCCACAACGGCCTCGGCTTCTACTCGATCTACTACGGCGGCGACCAGGAGCAGCGCGACAGGTTCCTGCCCGCCATGGCCTCGATGGACAAGATCGGCGCCTTCGCCCTGACCGAACCGCTCGGCGGCTCCGACGTCTCCGGCGGCATGCGCACGACCGCCAGGCGCGAGGGCGACGAGTGGATCCTCAACGGCGCCAAGAAGTGGATCGGCAACGCCACCTTCGCCGACTACGTCGTGGTCTTCGCGCGGGACGTCGACGACAACAAGGTCAAGGCCTTCGTCGTCGAGAAGGGCACCCCGGGCTTCCGGCCGGAGAAGATCGAAGGCAAGATCGCGCTGCGGATCGTGCAGAACGCCGAGATCACCCTGACCGACGTCCGCGTGCCGGAAGCCAACCGGCTGCACAACATCAAGGGCTTCCGGGACGTCGCGGAGGTCCTGCGCGTCACCCGCGGCGGAGTCGCCTGGCAGGCCCTGGGTGTCATGATCGGCGCCTATGAACTCGCACTCGACTACGCCAAGGAACGCATAGCCTTCGGCCGCCCGATCGCCAAGTTCCAGATGGTGCAGGACCTGCTGGTCAAGAGCCTGGGCAACATCACCGCCTCCTGGGGCATGCTGGTACAGCTCGCCCGGCTCCAGGACCAGGGCATCTTCCGCGACGAGCAGTCCGCGCTGGCCAAGGAGTACGTCGCGGCCCGCATGCGCGAATCCGTCGCGTGGTGCCGCGAGATCTTCGGCGGCAACGGCATCGTCCTCGACTACGACGTCGCCCGGTTCTTCTCCGACGCCGAGGCCCTCTACTCGTACGAGGGAACCCACCAGATGCAGACCCTCATCGTGGGCAAGTCCATCACCGGCCTCAGCGCCTTCGTGGGGTGA
- a CDS encoding CaiB/BaiF CoA transferase family protein, which translates to MTTESVFTGLKVLDVASFIAGPAAATMLSDFGADVIKIEPPGAGDPQRRLSSVPPSPRAQANYGWHLANRNKRGMVIDLKSPAAVGVLKRLVEWADVVITNFPHGTREKLHLGYEEIAGWNPRVVYADITGFGDAGPDARQPGFDLTAYWSRSGLLASTRDAGAPPTVPVWGSGDYTTAIAIYAAITTALYHRERTGQGADVGTSLLATGVWATGTLVAGALAGGTPFELHDRNVPVNALTNPYRTADGRWFMLATSSAHWPALARAIGRPELRADPRFADIQGFAKNAAALSELLDTAFRTRPFAHWQDVLTRERITVGLIQTPEEAAQDPQLRENDVVVPLEGVSGLDYTVSSPVNLRGVPKVPARRAPDLGEHNDEILGELGFGPAEIAALRARGAIPGTTEAEAA; encoded by the coding sequence ATGACCACCGAATCCGTCTTCACCGGTCTGAAGGTCCTCGACGTGGCGAGCTTCATCGCGGGACCGGCGGCGGCCACCATGCTCTCCGACTTCGGAGCGGACGTCATCAAGATCGAGCCGCCGGGGGCGGGCGATCCCCAGCGGAGGCTGAGTTCCGTGCCGCCCAGTCCCCGGGCTCAGGCCAACTACGGCTGGCACCTCGCCAACCGCAACAAGCGTGGCATGGTGATCGACCTGAAGTCACCGGCCGCTGTCGGGGTCCTCAAGCGACTCGTCGAGTGGGCCGACGTGGTGATCACCAACTTCCCGCACGGCACGCGCGAGAAGCTGCACCTCGGCTACGAGGAGATCGCGGGCTGGAACCCGCGCGTCGTCTACGCCGACATCACCGGCTTCGGTGACGCGGGCCCCGACGCCCGGCAGCCGGGCTTCGACCTGACCGCCTACTGGTCGCGCAGCGGCCTCCTGGCCTCCACCCGCGACGCGGGAGCCCCGCCGACCGTCCCGGTGTGGGGGAGCGGCGACTACACGACGGCGATCGCCATCTACGCCGCGATCACGACCGCCCTCTACCATCGCGAACGCACCGGACAAGGGGCCGACGTCGGAACGTCGCTGCTCGCCACGGGCGTCTGGGCCACGGGAACACTCGTGGCCGGCGCACTCGCCGGCGGCACACCGTTCGAGCTGCACGACCGGAACGTACCGGTGAACGCGCTGACCAACCCCTACCGGACCGCGGACGGCCGGTGGTTCATGCTGGCCACCTCGTCCGCGCACTGGCCGGCACTGGCGCGGGCCATCGGGCGTCCCGAACTGCGGGCGGATCCTCGTTTCGCGGACATCCAGGGCTTCGCGAAGAACGCCGCCGCGCTGAGCGAACTGCTCGACACCGCGTTCCGCACCCGTCCCTTCGCCCACTGGCAGGACGTCCTGACCCGGGAGCGCATCACCGTCGGCCTCATCCAGACACCGGAGGAGGCCGCGCAGGACCCGCAGCTGCGCGAGAACGACGTCGTCGTGCCCCTGGAAGGGGTCAGCGGGCTGGACTACACCGTCAGCAGCCCGGTCAACCTCCGCGGGGTGCCGAAGGTCCCGGCCAGGCGGGCACCCGACCTGGGCGAGCACAACGACGAGATCCTCGGCGAGCTGGGATTCGGCCCCGCCGAGATCGCCGCGCTGCGCGCGCGGGGAGCGATCCCCGGCACGACCGAAGCCGAAGCGGCGTAA
- a CDS encoding enoyl-CoA hydratase-related protein, producing MPTLDRQDNVFVLDLGDGENRFHPDWIASAHAALDEVEKAEGPRALVTAATGKFYSNGLDLEWLSAHADQHDDYIVSVHRLFARLLSLPMITVAALQGHTFAAGAMLSLAHDFRVMRSDRGFWCLPEADINIPFSPGMSALIQSRLAPQTAHEAMVTARRYGGSDAAAAGIVDQAVAEDVVRSTAVEIAQAQLSKAGDTLGTIKARMYGSALASLRDTADPRG from the coding sequence ATGCCTACCCTCGACCGCCAGGACAACGTCTTCGTGCTCGACCTCGGAGACGGTGAGAACCGCTTCCACCCCGACTGGATCGCGTCCGCCCACGCCGCCCTGGACGAGGTGGAGAAGGCAGAAGGACCGCGAGCACTGGTGACCGCAGCGACGGGCAAGTTCTACTCCAACGGCCTGGACCTGGAGTGGCTGTCCGCCCACGCGGACCAGCACGACGACTACATCGTCTCCGTCCACCGCCTCTTCGCCCGCCTGCTGTCCCTACCGATGATCACCGTGGCGGCCCTCCAGGGGCACACCTTCGCCGCCGGCGCGATGCTCTCCCTCGCGCACGACTTCCGCGTCATGCGGAGCGACCGCGGCTTCTGGTGCCTGCCCGAGGCCGACATCAACATTCCCTTCTCTCCCGGCATGTCCGCCCTGATCCAGTCCCGGCTGGCGCCGCAGACCGCGCACGAGGCCATGGTCACCGCCCGCCGCTACGGAGGGTCGGACGCCGCGGCCGCGGGCATCGTCGACCAGGCGGTCGCCGAGGACGTCGTACGGTCCACGGCCGTGGAGATCGCCCAGGCACAGCTGAGCAAGGCCGGCGACACACTCGGCACCATCAAGGCGCGGATGTACGGCTCGGCCCTGGCCTCCCTGCGCGACACGGCGGACCCCCGCGGCTGA